The genomic region GCCGGAGGTACCACAGTCAATGAATTCAATGCCGTGCTCGGCCAGCCAAGCGCCGCGGCGCTGACTATGTTTGTAATTCGAGTTTCCGCCATCAACGATGATGTCGCCTTTGCTCAACAAGGGGACAAGGTCCTTGATCTGGTTTTCGGTGATGTCGCCGCTAGGCAGCATGATCCACACAATTTTCCGGGGTTCCCCCGACAGCTTGGAGACAGCATCCTCGACAGAGCTGGCAGGAATCATGCCGTTAGTCAGGGAAATCTGGTTGACCGCATCCTGATTAAAGTCGAAGCCTACGACTTCGATGCCATGTTTAAGGAGACGGCGTGCCATGTTGCCGCCCATTTTTCCCAAGCCGATAATTGCAAGTTTCATTGAATTTTTTCCTTGATGAGGATCATGCCATCTTTACTCCGTGGCGCTTCCTTTTGGGCAAGGCCATTGAGATTGAGATGGGTGGGGGTTGATAATGTTAGAATTCTCAAGATATAGCCCGGTAATTATAACGTGAAGGTTTTATATCATGCAAAATACAACACAGTCCCTGATGATTAATGATCAGGTAAGCCGATGGCAAGTGTACACGGCGCAGGAAGCGTTATACAGCAGTGCCGTCAAGCATATCGAGGAAGCCGCGCGCAACGCTATCGCCGGTCACGGCAAGTTCAGCATTGTGCTCGCGGGCGGTAGTACGCCCAAGAGCATCTACCAGTTGCTACCGAAGATCGATACCGACTGGAGCAAGTGGCATGTGTTCTATGGTGATGATCGTTGCCTGCCACCCGAGCATGAAGAGCGCAACAGTTTGATGGCGCATGAAGCCTGGCTCAAGCATGTGGCCATCCCTTCATCCCAGATTCACGATATCCCAGCAGAACGTGGCCCGGTGGAAGCGGCACATGCGTACAATCAGACATTGGCAGCGGTGGGAGAGTTTGATCTCGTGTTGCTGGGCTTGGGGGAAGATGGCCACACGGCCAGCCTATTCCCAGGCCATACCTGGGATGATACACAGTCCGCAGTGCCGGTGTTTGGTGCACCCAAGCCGCCGCCAGAGCGGGTTTCCCTTACGGCTGCACGCCTTAGTCAGTCGCGGGAGGTCATATTCTTCGTGACCGGCGCGGGTAAGCAGGAAGCCGTGGACAACTGGCGCCGCGGCGAGCCGATTCCGGCCAGCCTGATCAAGCCCAAGAACGGGGTGGATGTCTATATCTTCGGCGTTAACTTGTAACGGATATATGCCGTTTTTTTAGGAGCTCAAGGTCCACGAGAGAGCCTTCTTGCTCAAAAACGCTAAGTGTTCTGGATCACGATATTGGGGAACTTGCTGCTGTGGTCTTGACGCAGGTTGGCCAACTTGACTGCGGCACGGCGGGCAATGGACTTGTAGATGCCGGCAACCTGGCCTGCAGGGTCGGCAACTACTGTTGGCTTGCCGCTGTCAGTCTCTTCGCGGATGCGGATGTCCAGTGGCAGGCTGCCTAGCAGTTCTACATCATAGTCGGCGCACATCCGGGCTGCACCCCCGGAACCGAATATGTGCTCTTCATGTCCGCATTGCGAGCAGATATGCGTGCTCATGTTCTCGACAATGCCGAGAATGGGAATGCCGACCTTCTCGAACATTTTGAGCCCCTTGCGGGCATCCAGCAGGGCAATGTCCTGCGGCGTGGTGACAATGATGGCGCCGGTGACCGGTACTTTCTGCGCTAAGGTAAGCTGGATATCGCCGGTCCCCGGGGGTAGGTCGACTACCAGATAGTCCAGGTCTTTCCAGCGGGTGTCTCGCAATAATTGCTCCAGTGCGCCGACAACCATCGGGCCACGCCAGACCATGGGGGTGTCGATATCCACCAGGAAGCCGATGGACATGGCTTGCACGCCGTAGCGCTCTAACGGCTCCATGCTTTTGCCGTCGGCGCTTTCCGGCTTGCCCGAAATGCCCAGCATTTGCGGCTGGGAGGGGCCATAAATATCGGCATCGAGTATGCCGACGCGCGCGCCTTCTGCGGCCAGTGCCAGTGCCAGATTGACCGCCGTGGTGGACTTCCCGACCCCGCCTTTGCCGGAAGCGACGGCAATGATGTTCTTGACGTTCGGGATAAGCTGAACGCCTCGCTGTACTTCATGGGAGACAATGCGGCTGGTGACGCCGACTGTCACATTCTCTACTCCAGGCAAGGCTGCTAAAGCCTGTGTTACCAGATCCCTGATTTCTCCGAGGATACTGTTCGCGGGATAATCGAGTAAGATCTCGACCGAAACATGGCTGCCGGCAATGGTAATCTGGCGCGCGGATTTGCTGCTGATGAAGTCTTTGCCGGTGTTGGGGTCAATCACTGAGCGAAGGGCGTCCTGTACCAGGGATTCGGTAAGCGGCATAAGGTTTTCCTGCGGATTCGTTGAATGGACATTCTAGCTTATGAGGATTGCTTATGTGAAACCGTGGCAGTTTGTTAGAATGCGAGATTCCTTTTGTTGCTTGCTATAGAGAATGATGCCCGGAACCGGAAATACCCCTGCCAACGCTTGGAGCGCACCACGAAAATTGCTGGTTACCTCTGCCTTGCCTTATGCAAACGGCAGCATCCACCTTGGTCACATGGTGGAGTACGTGCAGAGCGACATCTGGGTACGTTTCCAGAAGATGCAAGGGCATACCGTACACTATGTCTGTGCCGATGATACCCATGGCACGCCCATCATGTTGCGTGCGGAAAAGGAAGGCATCACGCCGGAGGAACTGATACGCCGTGTCCATGCCGAGCACTATGCTGATTTCAGTGATTTCCTCGTGGCTTTCGATAATTATTATTCCACCAATTCCGAGGAGAATCGCGAATTGGCAAGCCAGATCTACCGCGCGCTGAAAGCGAATGGCAAGATCGCGACGCGCACGATTGAGCAGTATTATGACCCGGTCAAGCATATGTTTCTGCCTGACCGCTTCATCAAGGGAGAATGCCCCAAATGCCATGCCAAGGATCAGTATGGCGATTCCTGCGAGTCCTGCGGTACGACATATAGTCCGACGGAATTGATCGCACCTTATTCCGCAGTGTCAGGCGCGGCGCCGGTACGCAAGGAAACCGAGCATTATTTCTTCAAACTGAGCGAGTGCGAGGATTTTCTCAGGCAATGGACGCGTTCCGGCACCCTGCAGCCGGAAGCGGCCAACAAGATGGGGGAGTGGTTTGCCTCAGGCTTGTCGGACTGGGATATCTCCCGTGATGCGCCGTATTTCGGCTTCGAGATTCCCGATGCGCCCGGCAAGTATTTCTATGTCTGGCTGGATGCGCCTATCGGCTACATGGCCAGTTTCAAGGATCTCGCAACGCGTGAGGGCCTGGATTTCGATGAGTACTGGAAGCCAGACAGCCAGGCCGAGCTATACCACTTTATCGGCAAGGATATCCTGTATTTCCATGCGTTATTCTGGCCCGCCACATTGAAGTTTTCTGGTTATCGCCAGCCGACGAAGGTATTCGCTCACGGCTTCCTGACCGTCAACGGCGAGAAAATGTCCAAGTCGCGCGGCACTTTCATTACCGCGCGCAGTTATCTTGACCACGTCAAGAATCCCGAGTACCTGCGTTATTACTACGCAGCCAAGCTCAACGGCAGCATGGAGGATATCGATCTCAACTTGGAGGACTTCGTCGCACGCGTGAATAGCGACCTGGTGGGCAAATACGTCAATATTGCCAGCCGTACTGCCGGCTTCATTGCCAAACGCTTTGACGGCAAGCTGGGTACCGTGGGCGAGAACGCGGTGATTGCTGAATTGCGTGCTGCTGCCGACAGTATCCGCGAGAGCTTTGAAAACCGGGATACCGCACGTGCGGTGCGCGACATCATGGCACTGGCGGACAAGGCCAATGCCTATGTGGCAGAGCATGCCCCGTGGGACATGGCAAAGCAGCCGGAGCAAACGGCAGCGCTGCATGCAGTCTGTTCTGTCGCCCTGGAAATGTTCCGCCTACTCACTTTGTACCTCAAGCCGGTATTGCCTGGATTGGCGCAAGCTGTCGAGAAATTTCTCAAGATCGACCCATTGACCTGGGCGGATATTGACCGCCCGCTGCCAGCTGGCCACCAGATACAGGCTTACCAGCACCTGATCACCCGCATTGACCCCAAGCATGTGGAGGCCATGGTCGAGGCGAATAAGGAGTCGCTGCAAACCCACGCTGCTGTCGTGCCAGAACAAAAACAGGTTGCTTCGGAAGCGACACCGGAAAGTGTTTACATCTCGATCGATGATTTCGCCAAGGTCGATTTGCGTATTGCGCGCATCGCCAATGCCGAGCATGTCGAGGGCGCTGAAAAATTACTCAGGCTGAGTCTGGATATTGGCGAGGAGAGGCCGCGTCAAGTTTTTGCAGGCATCAAGTCCGCCTATGACCCTGAAAGCCTGAAGGGGCGTCTGACGGTGATGGTGGCTAACCTTGCGCCGCGCAAGATGAAGTTCGGCTTGTCGGAGGGCATGGTGCTCGCTGCGAGTGACGAGCGAGGAGGGCCATTCATCCTATCGCCGGATAGTGGCGCCCAGCCAGGGATGCGCGTTAAGTAAAATAAATTGCCAGATGAAAAAAGCCCCGGTGACGGGGCTTTTGTTTTTTTGCGTGGTGCTTATTTTTTGTCGTTTTTCGCCGTGGTTGTTTTTTCCGCCTTGGGCGTTTTGCCGACGGAAACCTCACTACGCAGCTTGTCTATGCTTTTCTTACCAAACCCTTTTACGTTGTCCAAGTCGTCCACCGATTTGAAACTGCCGTTCGCTTTGCGGTAATCAATGATTGCCTGGGCTTTTGCTGGGCCGATGCCTTTCACTGATTCCAGTTCCACCGCAGAGGCAGTGTTGAGGTCAACCGCCGCCATGGCATTGAATGTCAACCCAAACAACACGAGGACTGCAAACAACAAAGACTTCATGATGCTCTCCTTAGATATGATGGAATTGCCCTTTCATTCCAGGGCCAGAACATCATATGCTTCATGTTGAGCATGAGCTATTGGTGGAAAGTATAGTTTTTTTGTGAGTGTTTTTCCTTATTTTCCTAGGATTGATTCCCGAATTTGATCCAGTGTGGCTAGTGGGTCGGCTGCCCTGGTGATGGGACGGCCCATCACCAGGTAGTTGGAGCCCATGGCAAGCGCCCTGGCGGGCGTCACCACGCGGGATTGGTCGTCGAGCGCGGCGTCCGCAGGGCGGATACCAGGCGTCACCAGGCAAAAATCATGACCCAGTGCCCGGCGCAGTGCTGGAGCCTCCTGGGCAGAACAGACGACACCATCCAGGCCTGCCTGCTGGCTGAGTCTTGCCAAGTGTAATACATGCTGCTCGATCGGGGCATTCACTCCCAGCTCGGACAGCTCCTCCTGGTTCATGCTGGTCAATACCGTCACTGCAATTAGCAATGGAGCGTGGCCACTCCGCGCTACGCCCTCGCGTGCAGCCTGCATCATCTGGCTACCGCCAGAAGCATGCACATTGAGCATCCATACGCCCAGCTTGCTTGCTGCTTCGCAAGCCTTGGCGACCGTATTGGGGATGTCGTGAAACTTGAGGTCTAGGAACACGCCAAAGCCGAGCTTGATTAATGCCTCCACTAGCTGCGGACCAGCAGCGGTGAACAATTCCTTCCCTACCTTGACCCGGCACAATGCTGGATCAAGCTGGCGGGCTAGCCCCAGGGCGTGTGCAGCATCAGGGTAATCAAGGGCGACAATGATCTTTGGGTCGGTCATACGGCGGATTCTTTGGTTTCGGGAGAGAGAGATTCCCACGCGTTGCATGCGGGGCACTGCCAGTGGAAGTTGCGGGCGCGGAAGCCGCACTGGTCACAATAGTGTGCGCTACGATTGCCAATGGCATAACGCACGGTTTGTTGCATCAGCAAGGCATCCTGCTGGTTGGCGCCTTCCAGCAGCGATTGCGCACGCAGAAACTGATCCAGGGCTTGCAGGCTAGGTTTACGGCGCAGTTCTTCCCGTGCAAGCTTTTCAGCGCTGGCAGCGCCTTCTTCGCTCAAGGTGGTTTCATAGACCAGGTTGAGAATAGACGGAAGCTTGTATGTCTGCAGGTAGCCCTTCAGCAGGGTGATGCCCTCATCCAGATTGCCTAACGCCTTATAGCTGTTGAGCAGCTTTGGGGCGACAAGTCCGAGATATTCAGGCCGCTGGAATTCGACGCGCTTCCAGAAGGAAATAGCCTGTTTGTGGTTGCCTGCGCCAGCTTCGAGATCGCCCAGCATGATATTGGCGCGGACGCAGCCCTTATCGGCTTCAATCGCTGTGTCCAGCGCATGGCGTGCACTATGGACATCGTGTTCAAGGATAGCCTTCATTGCGATTTCGCAGTGGAACTGGGCTACTTCCTTGCGGAAAGAAATACCAGACAGTCGTTCAAGCTCTACCGCACTTTTGATCGCATGATGCCATTCCCGCTCGCGGATATAGATTTCCAATAGCGCGCGCAAGGCGGTCTGCTTGTAACGGCTGTCGTGCAATGAGGTAAACAGCTCTTCCGCGCGGTCAAACAGGCCTGCCTTGAGATAATCCTGCGCCAGTTCTGCCATGACGGCCTGCTTTTGCTGGTCCGGTAATTCTTTGCGTTCCAGCAGGCTGAGATGCAGGTGGATTGCACGGTCTACTTCACCGCGGCGGCGGAACAGGCTGCCCAAGGCAAAATGCAGTTCCATGGAGTCTGCATTGGCTTGCACCGCTTCGATGAAGGCTTCTATCGCCTTATCGTGCTGGTCGCTGATGAGGAAGTTCAAGCCTTTGAAATAGGCTGCGGGTAAAGTCGTGGATTCGGTGAGCAGCTGATTGATATCCACGCGTGCGGCCAGCCAGCCGAGCGTAAAGAAGAGGGGGAGGGCGAGCAGCCACCAGTATTCAAATTCCATGGTTGGTTTCCAGGCCTGTAATCAGCACGACAGGCATCTAACTAGAAGGATGACGTTGCAAGTCATGTGCTTGTCATTTGGTCATCTTGAGGTTCTTGATTTCTTTTTCCAGAGCAAGCAGCTTGCGGCGCTGGCTAATCAACGAGCCCAGGCAGGCAACGACGCCTGCAATGATGCCGCTGAAAAATGTCACCAGAAGCATGAGGGAAAGCGGTGCTTTCCAGGAGTAGCCCAGATAATAGGCTAGCTCGACGGGTTCCGCGTTCTTGAAGGCAAACCCGAGCAGTAGGATGAACAGCAAAACGCCAAGTACGGTATATAAGGTGCGCATGGCTCAATTTTACCCAAGCATTGCCGAAGCGTGCAGGATTTAATGTAAAAAAACGGTAGCATCATCGATGCTACCGTTTTTCCCAGCACAGCAGTCTGCGTGCTTAATTGCTGTTGCCGTCTACACGCTCACGCAATTCCTTGCCTGCCTTGAAATGAGGTACGTGTTTCTCAGGTACCTGCACTTTTTCACCAGTCTTGGGGTTGCGTCCTAGCCGCGGTGGACGGTAGTTCAGACTGAAGCTACCGAAACCACGGATTTCAATACGCTCACCAGAAGCAAGATTCTCCGTCATGGAGTCAAGAATCGTCTTGACGGAAAGTTCTGCATCCTTGACGACCAGTTGCGGAAAGCGTGCAGCCAGGTTGGCAATCAACTCCGATTTGGTCATGACGCTATGACCTTACTCGTTGTTTTTGCCGTCGAGCTTGGCCTTCAGCAATGCACCAAGATTGGTAGTGCCAGCAGATCCGGCATCATTGCTGAACTTTTGCAACGCATCAGCTTCATCGGCAATATCCTTCGCCTTGATGGAAAGAGCGATGGAACGGTTCTTGCGGTCGATATTAGTGATGCGGGCTTCGATCTCGTCACCCTCCTTGAGAACGGTAGAAATGTCGT from Methylobacillus flagellatus KT harbors:
- the pgl gene encoding 6-phosphogluconolactonase produces the protein MQNTTQSLMINDQVSRWQVYTAQEALYSSAVKHIEEAARNAIAGHGKFSIVLAGGSTPKSIYQLLPKIDTDWSKWHVFYGDDRCLPPEHEERNSLMAHEAWLKHVAIPSSQIHDIPAERGPVEAAHAYNQTLAAVGEFDLVLLGLGEDGHTASLFPGHTWDDTQSAVPVFGAPKPPPERVSLTAARLSQSREVIFFVTGAGKQEAVDNWRRGEPIPASLIKPKNGVDVYIFGVNL
- the apbC gene encoding iron-sulfur cluster carrier protein ApbC, whose protein sequence is MPLTESLVQDALRSVIDPNTGKDFISSKSARQITIAGSHVSVEILLDYPANSILGEIRDLVTQALAALPGVENVTVGVTSRIVSHEVQRGVQLIPNVKNIIAVASGKGGVGKSTTAVNLALALAAEGARVGILDADIYGPSQPQMLGISGKPESADGKSMEPLERYGVQAMSIGFLVDIDTPMVWRGPMVVGALEQLLRDTRWKDLDYLVVDLPPGTGDIQLTLAQKVPVTGAIIVTTPQDIALLDARKGLKMFEKVGIPILGIVENMSTHICSQCGHEEHIFGSGGAARMCADYDVELLGSLPLDIRIREETDSGKPTVVADPAGQVAGIYKSIARRAAVKLANLRQDHSSKFPNIVIQNT
- the metG gene encoding methionine--tRNA ligase, whose product is MMPGTGNTPANAWSAPRKLLVTSALPYANGSIHLGHMVEYVQSDIWVRFQKMQGHTVHYVCADDTHGTPIMLRAEKEGITPEELIRRVHAEHYADFSDFLVAFDNYYSTNSEENRELASQIYRALKANGKIATRTIEQYYDPVKHMFLPDRFIKGECPKCHAKDQYGDSCESCGTTYSPTELIAPYSAVSGAAPVRKETEHYFFKLSECEDFLRQWTRSGTLQPEAANKMGEWFASGLSDWDISRDAPYFGFEIPDAPGKYFYVWLDAPIGYMASFKDLATREGLDFDEYWKPDSQAELYHFIGKDILYFHALFWPATLKFSGYRQPTKVFAHGFLTVNGEKMSKSRGTFITARSYLDHVKNPEYLRYYYAAKLNGSMEDIDLNLEDFVARVNSDLVGKYVNIASRTAGFIAKRFDGKLGTVGENAVIAELRAAADSIRESFENRDTARAVRDIMALADKANAYVAEHAPWDMAKQPEQTAALHAVCSVALEMFRLLTLYLKPVLPGLAQAVEKFLKIDPLTWADIDRPLPAGHQIQAYQHLITRIDPKHVEAMVEANKESLQTHAAVVPEQKQVASEATPESVYISIDDFAKVDLRIARIANAEHVEGAEKLLRLSLDIGEERPRQVFAGIKSAYDPESLKGRLTVMVANLAPRKMKFGLSEGMVLAASDERGGPFILSPDSGAQPGMRVK
- a CDS encoding ComEA family DNA-binding protein, with translation MKSLLFAVLVLFGLTFNAMAAVDLNTASAVELESVKGIGPAKAQAIIDYRKANGSFKSVDDLDNVKGFGKKSIDKLRSEVSVGKTPKAEKTTTAKNDKK
- the pyrF gene encoding orotidine-5'-phosphate decarboxylase; amino-acid sequence: MTDPKIIVALDYPDAAHALGLARQLDPALCRVKVGKELFTAAGPQLVEALIKLGFGVFLDLKFHDIPNTVAKACEAASKLGVWMLNVHASGGSQMMQAAREGVARSGHAPLLIAVTVLTSMNQEELSELGVNAPIEQHVLHLARLSQQAGLDGVVCSAQEAPALRRALGHDFCLVTPGIRPADAALDDQSRVVTPARALAMGSNYLVMGRPITRAADPLATLDQIRESILGK
- the lapB gene encoding lipopolysaccharide assembly protein LapB — its product is MEFEYWWLLALPLFFTLGWLAARVDINQLLTESTTLPAAYFKGLNFLISDQHDKAIEAFIEAVQANADSMELHFALGSLFRRRGEVDRAIHLHLSLLERKELPDQQKQAVMAELAQDYLKAGLFDRAEELFTSLHDSRYKQTALRALLEIYIREREWHHAIKSAVELERLSGISFRKEVAQFHCEIAMKAILEHDVHSARHALDTAIEADKGCVRANIMLGDLEAGAGNHKQAISFWKRVEFQRPEYLGLVAPKLLNSYKALGNLDEGITLLKGYLQTYKLPSILNLVYETTLSEEGAASAEKLAREELRRKPSLQALDQFLRAQSLLEGANQQDALLMQQTVRYAIGNRSAHYCDQCGFRARNFHWQCPACNAWESLSPETKESAV
- a CDS encoding LapA family protein, which codes for MRTLYTVLGVLLFILLLGFAFKNAEPVELAYYLGYSWKAPLSLMLLVTFFSGIIAGVVACLGSLISQRRKLLALEKEIKNLKMTK
- a CDS encoding integration host factor subunit beta, producing the protein MTKSELIANLAARFPQLVVKDAELSVKTILDSMTENLASGERIEIRGFGSFSLNYRPPRLGRNPKTGEKVQVPEKHVPHFKAGKELRERVDGNSN